In Acidaminococcus timonensis, one DNA window encodes the following:
- a CDS encoding MetQ/NlpA family ABC transporter substrate-binding protein gives MNGKKWALALTSILAAALLVAGCGSSTDKKSAGTSSKPIKIGATAGPHADVVHAVADEAKKQGLNVEVVEFSDYITPDKALAEGDLDLNSYQHAPFLANFNKQNGTKLVPISNTILMRMGIYSNKIHDLKNIPDGAVVAIPNDPTNGGRGLVLLEKAGLLKLKEGVGFKATVNDVVENPHNLKFKELEAAQLPRSLDDVDLAVITMNYVMSSGMDVKKQGLFWEKDDEPLAVMVLAAREKDKDKPEYKKIAEIFHSEAVKKFIEEKFKGTIVPAK, from the coding sequence ATGAACGGAAAAAAATGGGCATTGGCGTTGACAAGCATTCTGGCAGCGGCGCTGCTGGTGGCCGGCTGCGGTTCCAGTACGGACAAGAAGAGTGCCGGTACCAGCAGCAAACCCATTAAAATCGGGGCTACGGCAGGCCCTCATGCGGATGTGGTCCATGCAGTGGCGGACGAGGCCAAGAAGCAGGGCCTGAATGTGGAAGTGGTGGAGTTCTCCGATTACATCACTCCGGATAAGGCACTGGCCGAAGGGGACCTGGATCTGAACAGTTATCAGCACGCACCGTTCCTGGCCAATTTCAACAAACAGAACGGAACCAAACTGGTACCCATCAGCAATACCATCTTGATGCGCATGGGTATTTACAGCAATAAGATCCATGACCTGAAGAACATCCCCGACGGGGCTGTTGTGGCCATCCCCAACGATCCCACCAACGGCGGCCGGGGCCTGGTACTGCTGGAAAAGGCCGGCCTGCTGAAACTGAAGGAAGGGGTGGGCTTTAAAGCCACGGTCAATGACGTTGTAGAAAATCCCCACAACCTGAAGTTCAAGGAACTGGAAGCCGCCCAGCTGCCTCGCAGCCTGGATGACGTGGATCTGGCCGTCATCACCATGAATTACGTGATGAGCTCCGGCATGGATGTGAAGAAACAGGGCCTGTTCTGGGAAAAGGATGACGAACCGTTGGCTGTCATGGTGCTGGCTGCCCGGGAAAAGGACAAGGACAAACCGGAATACAAGAAGATCGCCGAAATCTTCCATTCCGAAGCCGTCAAGAAATTCATCGAGGAAAAATTCAAGGGAACCATCGTTCCGGCGAAGTAA
- a CDS encoding RluA family pseudouridine synthase — translation MEHDDERIREEAGLGEEAGERLITTEPATAEEAGTRADVFLAGRLSCTRSNVQHDLEQGLITRKGKPVKANYKVKAGDSFRVKVLPPVTLEARPQDIPLDILYEDEDVIVVNKPRGMVVHPAAGNPDGTLVNALLYHCHDLSGINGVIRPGIVHRLDKDTSGVMICAKNDQAHLSLAEQIQKKEAKRTYLAIVRGNLKEDHGHIETQLDRDPRDRKKMAVVPSGGRWAATDYEVLERYGKFTVVRCRLLTGRTHQIRVHMTYLGHPLVGDPKYAPQKTCFSINGQALHSWTLTFRHPRTGEQLTFTAPIPDDMQTILTRLRNGQFH, via the coding sequence ATGGAGCATGATGACGAACGAATCCGGGAAGAGGCAGGCCTCGGAGAAGAAGCCGGAGAACGCCTGATCACCACGGAACCGGCCACCGCTGAGGAAGCGGGGACCCGGGCGGATGTATTCCTGGCCGGCCGCCTTTCCTGCACCCGCTCCAATGTGCAGCACGACCTGGAGCAGGGCCTCATCACCCGTAAGGGGAAACCGGTGAAGGCCAATTACAAGGTGAAAGCCGGAGATTCCTTCCGGGTGAAGGTCCTGCCTCCGGTGACCCTGGAGGCCAGGCCCCAGGATATCCCTCTGGACATCCTCTATGAAGATGAGGATGTAATCGTGGTGAACAAGCCCCGGGGCATGGTGGTGCACCCGGCGGCAGGGAATCCGGACGGGACCCTGGTGAATGCTCTGCTGTACCACTGCCATGACCTGTCCGGCATCAACGGGGTGATCCGCCCGGGAATCGTCCATCGGCTGGACAAGGATACCAGCGGCGTGATGATCTGTGCCAAAAATGACCAGGCCCATCTTTCCCTGGCGGAGCAGATCCAGAAGAAAGAGGCCAAACGGACCTATCTGGCCATAGTACGGGGCAACCTGAAAGAGGACCATGGCCATATCGAGACCCAGCTGGACCGGGATCCCAGAGACCGGAAGAAGATGGCGGTGGTCCCCAGCGGAGGACGCTGGGCGGCCACGGATTATGAGGTGCTGGAGCGCTATGGCAAATTTACGGTGGTGCGCTGCAGGCTGCTCACCGGCCGGACCCACCAGATCCGGGTGCACATGACCTACCTTGGCCATCCCCTGGTGGGGGATCCCAAATACGCCCCGCAGAAAACCTGTTTTTCCATCAACGGACAGGCCCTCCATTCCTGGACCCTGACTTTCCGTCATCCCCGGACGGGGGAGCAGCTGACTTTTACGGCTCCCATTCCGGACGATATGCAAACCATCCTGACCCGTCTCCGCAACGGGCAGTTCCACTGA
- a CDS encoding IS3 family transposase — translation MNDSSCVFEIIEKTVSTSENRLSISSLCKMAGVSRSGYYAWVKAEAFRQAQEEQDRKDFELILAAYKRRGYKKGARSIYMELLHMDPPVIMNVKKIRRLMKKFHLLCPIRKANPYRQLVKALKTNTVADNLLQRQFEDYGPRMVLLTDITYLPYNGIFAYLSTILDAYTKQILAYVLSNSLEMDFVVETVNNLIRDHGVSLHAETIVHSDQGCHYTSHSFIDILHDKDLRQSMSRRGNCWDNAPQESFFGRMKDHVKKKIAAAVSFGEVKAIVDDYMDYYNNDRYQWELAKLSPNEFYQFVTTGVYPLDIPKMPEVPTLKRRACELGNQLTS, via the coding sequence ATGAACGATTCCTCTTGTGTGTTCGAAATCATAGAAAAGACGGTAAGTACCAGCGAGAACAGACTTTCCATCAGCAGTTTATGCAAGATGGCAGGCGTGTCCCGAAGCGGTTATTATGCCTGGGTGAAGGCGGAAGCATTTCGGCAGGCCCAGGAAGAACAGGACCGCAAGGACTTTGAACTGATCCTTGCCGCTTACAAAAGACGAGGGTACAAGAAGGGCGCCCGCAGCATCTATATGGAGCTGCTCCACATGGATCCGCCCGTCATTATGAATGTGAAGAAAATCCGTCGTCTGATGAAAAAGTTCCACCTGCTTTGCCCCATCAGGAAGGCGAATCCCTATCGGCAGCTGGTGAAAGCCCTGAAGACCAATACGGTGGCCGATAACTTGCTGCAGCGCCAGTTTGAGGACTATGGCCCTCGCATGGTACTGCTGACAGATATTACGTACCTTCCTTACAATGGGATCTTTGCTTATCTTTCTACCATATTGGATGCCTATACCAAGCAGATTCTGGCGTATGTCCTCAGCAATTCTTTGGAGATGGATTTCGTGGTAGAAACGGTGAACAACCTGATTCGAGATCACGGCGTCTCACTGCATGCTGAAACCATCGTGCATTCTGACCAGGGTTGCCATTATACGAGTCACAGCTTCATTGATATCCTCCATGACAAGGATCTCAGACAATCCATGTCACGGCGGGGGAATTGCTGGGACAATGCGCCGCAGGAAAGCTTCTTCGGCCGTATGAAAGACCATGTGAAAAAGAAAATTGCAGCAGCAGTGAGCTTTGGGGAGGTGAAGGCCATCGTAGATGATTACATGGATTATTACAACAACGATCGCTACCAGTGGGAACTGGCGAAACTGTCGCCAAACGAGTTCTACCAATTTGTAACAACAGGGGTTTATCCGCTCGATATTCCCAAGATGCCCGAGGTTCCTACATTGAAGCGGAGAGCCTGTGAGCTGGGGAACCAGCTCACCTCATAA
- a CDS encoding HTH domain-containing protein, giving the protein MSRKLFTEEQIAALRQNPYVYSVSRSTLVLRKSFKEIFYTEYMEGVYPKDIFKKYGFDPAVLGERRIGGALQHIKEEYAKYGCFYEGRRPADRSDTAAKVKHEDDIKALRHEVEYLRQEVEYLKKISAIKNTKR; this is encoded by the coding sequence ATGAGCAGAAAACTTTTTACTGAGGAGCAGATTGCAGCGTTGCGCCAGAACCCTTATGTGTATAGCGTAAGCCGCTCTACCCTGGTCCTGAGGAAGTCCTTTAAAGAAATCTTTTACACCGAATATATGGAAGGAGTCTATCCCAAAGACATCTTCAAAAAATACGGCTTTGACCCTGCTGTGCTGGGCGAAAGACGCATTGGCGGTGCTCTCCAGCATATCAAAGAGGAATATGCCAAATATGGCTGTTTCTATGAAGGCAGGAGACCCGCCGACAGGTCTGACACCGCCGCCAAGGTCAAGCATGAAGATGACATTAAGGCCCTCAGACATGAAGTTGAATACTTGCGGCAGGAAGTGGAATATTTAAAAAAAATTTCCGCGATCAAGAACACAAAAAGGTAG
- the smc gene encoding chromosome segregation protein SMC has product MRLKSFQAHGFKSFADQVEIQFEPGITAIVGPNGSGKSNISDAIRWVMGEQSVKYLRGTKMEDVIFAGSSGRRPMGMAEVSLTFDNTDHTLPVDFDEVCLQRRVYRSGDSEYAINQKNCRLKDVVALLADTGLGRGSLSIIGQNKIDEILNSRPEDRRAIFEEAAGIARYRLRKKEALRKLDDTQANLLRIHDIQCEIENQLEPLEAAAEKARQYKGLAARLRQVKVTRLLRRLAALEQDKARLARDLDSLQQQLEKLAELNAALETQAGKLETRRQQQEAEYSTYQEGILAQEKEAAGYRSKQAVLRERIGQSRNRMDQLARARERLTAELAQNQENLQLVTAEYDKLEANQYHAQKVLEKAAADKETLTGIVRDAEEKLKTYREQAFSSMQTLVMTRNRLSSLRQEQDRLHRQQESLKEKVNEAETALADTRKALTGEQDALSGLADRRQRLEEQAARASALLEESVHAYRELEAQLQQHQRTQNQKKARLQVLSVMEREHEGFSRGVRSVLNARTQWKERICGVVAELFTVDDTYVTALETALGGALQNIITKDARAAQEAIGYLKKNQGGRATFLPLDTLRPRPLGVREKAALGCPGIIGVAADLVQADPQLHTAVQFLLGQVLVADNLDHAMAAARKADMRVRIVTLDGDVIYAGGSLSGGQKQPGKSFLSRKQEIRHLTEESETLARECQTLQQQLEELTQKGREQKEKRQQCLTALQQIEVEKAGAAARVQQQEAQQKQQQENLELLLAEKRQVLDDFLARQQEIKELVPKVEQMEQDDLEGQKASQALSEGLVEQRQQLDTATRKYQDALIGVNAGKSQLEALDTRIQSIDQLGQKTQQEITEGEAQTAKQEAAITRSRQELEDLSSRLETLEQALAGSDETRQKYLADREALQEKRQQLTQQKLILKGQEGSVQQRLHNTDLEQVKKTAELEHSRQQLEESYGLTEDAARSEALPRETPDGELKRLESTATRELEALGPVNQAAEEEFQAARQRYDFLHRQYEDMTQAKARLETVISGINTDMTRRFREAFDQINGYFSDCYAKLFGGGRARLRIQDDHAILDSGIEIEVQPPGKKMRNLSLFSGGERALTVIALLFALLTYQPAPFVILDEIDAPLDETNIDRFAQFLKAYGKKTQFIVITHRKGTMEAADVLHGVTMEESGVSRILSVKLSEVPQS; this is encoded by the coding sequence GTGCGTTTAAAAAGCTTTCAAGCCCATGGCTTTAAATCTTTCGCCGATCAGGTGGAAATTCAGTTCGAACCGGGCATCACAGCCATCGTAGGCCCCAACGGCAGTGGCAAGAGCAACATCTCCGACGCCATTCGCTGGGTCATGGGGGAACAGAGCGTCAAATACCTGCGGGGCACCAAAATGGAGGATGTGATCTTCGCCGGCAGCAGCGGGCGGCGTCCCATGGGCATGGCGGAAGTGTCCCTGACCTTTGACAATACGGACCATACCCTGCCGGTGGATTTCGACGAAGTCTGTCTCCAGCGCCGGGTGTACCGCAGCGGCGACAGTGAATATGCCATCAATCAGAAAAACTGCCGCCTGAAGGATGTGGTGGCGCTTCTGGCCGATACAGGGCTGGGGAGAGGGTCTCTGTCCATCATCGGGCAGAACAAAATCGACGAGATCCTGAACAGCCGGCCGGAAGACCGCCGGGCCATTTTCGAAGAAGCGGCAGGGATTGCCAGGTACCGGCTGCGGAAGAAGGAAGCCCTGCGGAAGCTGGACGATACCCAGGCCAATCTGCTGCGGATCCACGACATCCAGTGTGAAATTGAAAACCAGCTGGAACCCCTGGAGGCTGCGGCGGAAAAGGCCCGGCAGTATAAGGGACTGGCGGCCCGGTTGCGCCAGGTGAAGGTGACCCGGTTGCTGCGCCGGCTGGCCGCCCTGGAGCAGGATAAAGCCAGACTGGCAAGGGACCTGGATTCCCTGCAGCAGCAGCTGGAAAAGCTGGCGGAACTGAATGCCGCGCTGGAAACCCAGGCAGGGAAACTGGAAACCCGGCGGCAGCAGCAGGAAGCAGAGTACAGCACGTACCAGGAAGGCATCCTGGCCCAGGAGAAAGAGGCGGCGGGCTACCGCAGCAAACAGGCTGTACTCCGGGAACGGATCGGTCAGAGCCGCAACCGCATGGACCAGCTGGCCAGGGCCAGGGAACGGCTTACGGCCGAACTGGCGCAGAACCAGGAGAACCTCCAGCTGGTGACGGCGGAGTATGACAAACTGGAAGCGAACCAGTACCATGCCCAAAAGGTGCTGGAAAAAGCGGCTGCGGACAAGGAGACCCTGACGGGAATCGTCCGGGACGCAGAAGAAAAATTGAAAACATATCGGGAGCAGGCTTTTTCCAGCATGCAGACCCTGGTCATGACCCGGAACAGGCTGAGCAGCCTGCGTCAGGAACAGGACCGGCTACACCGGCAGCAGGAATCCCTGAAGGAAAAGGTCAATGAGGCAGAGACGGCGCTGGCGGACACCCGGAAGGCCCTGACCGGAGAACAGGACGCCCTGAGCGGACTGGCGGACCGGAGACAGCGGCTGGAGGAACAGGCCGCCAGGGCCAGTGCCCTGTTGGAAGAGAGCGTCCATGCGTACCGGGAACTGGAAGCACAGCTGCAGCAGCACCAGCGGACTCAGAACCAGAAAAAGGCCCGGCTCCAGGTGCTTTCTGTCATGGAGCGGGAACACGAAGGCTTCAGCCGGGGGGTGCGCAGCGTTCTGAACGCCCGGACCCAGTGGAAGGAACGGATCTGCGGCGTGGTGGCCGAACTGTTCACCGTGGACGACACCTATGTGACGGCGTTGGAGACGGCTCTGGGCGGCGCCCTGCAGAACATCATCACAAAGGATGCCCGGGCGGCCCAGGAGGCCATCGGATATTTGAAGAAGAACCAGGGGGGAAGAGCCACCTTCCTGCCCCTGGATACCCTGCGTCCCCGGCCGCTGGGGGTACGGGAAAAAGCAGCCCTGGGGTGCCCCGGCATCATCGGCGTTGCAGCCGACCTGGTGCAGGCGGACCCGCAGCTCCATACGGCGGTCCAGTTCCTGCTGGGGCAGGTGCTGGTGGCCGACAATCTGGACCATGCCATGGCAGCGGCCCGGAAGGCCGATATGCGGGTGCGGATCGTGACCCTGGACGGGGATGTGATCTACGCCGGCGGCAGCCTGAGCGGCGGCCAGAAACAGCCGGGCAAGAGCTTCCTTTCCCGGAAGCAGGAAATCCGCCATCTGACGGAAGAAAGCGAAACCCTGGCCAGAGAGTGCCAGACCCTGCAGCAGCAGCTGGAGGAGCTGACCCAAAAGGGACGGGAGCAGAAGGAAAAGCGGCAGCAGTGCCTGACCGCCCTCCAGCAGATCGAAGTGGAGAAGGCCGGGGCGGCTGCCCGGGTCCAGCAGCAGGAAGCCCAGCAGAAGCAGCAGCAGGAGAACCTGGAACTGCTCCTGGCTGAAAAGAGACAGGTGCTGGACGACTTCCTGGCCCGGCAGCAGGAAATCAAGGAACTGGTGCCGAAAGTCGAACAGATGGAACAGGACGACCTGGAAGGCCAGAAAGCTTCCCAGGCTCTGAGCGAGGGGCTGGTGGAACAGCGCCAGCAGCTGGACACCGCCACCCGGAAATACCAGGATGCCCTGATTGGGGTGAATGCCGGCAAAAGCCAGCTGGAAGCCCTGGATACCCGCATCCAGTCCATTGACCAGCTGGGGCAGAAGACCCAGCAGGAAATCACCGAGGGCGAGGCCCAGACTGCCAAACAGGAAGCGGCCATCACTCGGAGCCGGCAGGAGCTTGAGGACCTTTCCAGCAGACTGGAAACCCTGGAACAGGCTCTGGCCGGCTCGGACGAGACCCGGCAGAAATACCTGGCAGACCGGGAAGCCCTCCAGGAAAAACGGCAGCAGCTGACCCAGCAGAAACTGATCCTGAAAGGGCAGGAAGGCAGCGTGCAGCAGCGGCTCCACAACACCGACCTGGAACAGGTGAAGAAGACGGCAGAACTGGAACACAGCCGGCAACAGCTGGAGGAGAGCTACGGGCTCACGGAAGACGCGGCCCGAAGCGAAGCCCTGCCCCGGGAAACCCCGGATGGGGAACTGAAACGGCTGGAAAGTACGGCCACCCGGGAACTGGAGGCCCTGGGGCCTGTGAACCAGGCAGCAGAGGAGGAATTCCAGGCTGCCAGACAGCGGTATGACTTCCTGCACCGGCAGTACGAAGACATGACCCAGGCCAAGGCCCGGCTGGAAACCGTGATCAGCGGCATCAACACCGACATGACCCGGCGGTTTCGGGAGGCATTCGATCAAATCAACGGGTATTTCAGCGACTGCTATGCCAAACTGTTCGGCGGCGGCCGGGCCCGGCTGCGGATTCAGGATGACCATGCCATCCTGGACAGCGGCATCGAGATCGAGGTGCAGCCTCCGGGCAAGAAGATGCGGAACCTGTCCCTGTTTTCCGGTGGGGAACGGGCTCTCACCGTCATTGCCCTGCTGTTTGCCCTGCTGACCTATCAGCCGGCACCTTTTGTGATCCTGGATGAAATCGATGCCCCGCTGGACGAGACCAACATCGACCGGTTCGCCCAATTCCTGAAAGCGTATGGGAAGAAAACCCAGTTCATCGTGATTACGCACCGGAAAGGCACCATGGAAGCCGCAGATGTGCTCCACGGGGTCACCATGGAAGAATCCGGCGTTTCCCGGATTCTGTCAGTGAAATTATCGGAGGTACCCCAATCATGA
- the lspA gene encoding signal peptidase II yields MLPLIAGVVLLDRITKLLITQTMEPGMSFPVIPGLVSCTYVLNPGAAFGLLEHKRLFFVVITLVALVAIFLLRDHIRREGPKARLGTALFLGGALGNLIDRIATGLVIDFIDFHFWPVFNVADICICGGVGLILWSMMTNESGKRQASEKKPENA; encoded by the coding sequence ATGCTGCCCTTGATTGCGGGTGTGGTCCTGCTGGACCGGATCACCAAATTGTTGATTACCCAGACCATGGAACCGGGCATGAGTTTCCCGGTGATCCCGGGTCTGGTAAGTTGTACCTATGTGCTGAATCCCGGCGCTGCCTTTGGGCTGCTGGAACACAAACGGCTGTTTTTCGTGGTCATAACCCTGGTGGCCCTGGTGGCTATTTTCCTGTTGCGGGATCATATCCGCCGGGAAGGCCCCAAAGCCCGTCTGGGCACGGCCCTGTTCCTGGGCGGGGCCCTGGGCAACCTGATCGACCGGATTGCCACCGGGCTTGTAATTGATTTCATAGATTTTCATTTCTGGCCCGTATTCAACGTGGCGGATATCTGTATTTGTGGAGGAGTGGGACTGATCCTATGGAGCATGATGACGAACGAATCCGGGAAGAGGCAGGCCTCGGAGAAGAAGCCGGAGAACGCCTGA
- the pyrR gene encoding bifunctional pyr operon transcriptional regulator/uracil phosphoribosyltransferase PyrR, with amino-acid sequence MSTSVKKKTIMDAAAMRRALVRIAHEIVERNKGVQNVVLVGIRTRGVPLANRLGKEIQQIEGVKLPVGSLDITLYRDDLSTLGYNPVISETDIDFDLNGKTVILVDDVLFTGRTVRSALDALIDMGRPRAIQLAVMVDRGHKELPIRADYVGKNVPTSNSEAVDVTLAEIDGQDEVSLSDIKE; translated from the coding sequence ATGAGTACTTCCGTGAAGAAAAAAACCATTATGGATGCCGCTGCCATGCGCCGGGCTCTGGTCCGGATCGCCCACGAGATCGTGGAGCGGAACAAGGGTGTACAGAACGTGGTCCTGGTGGGGATCCGTACCCGCGGCGTGCCCCTGGCCAACCGGCTGGGAAAGGAAATCCAGCAGATCGAAGGCGTCAAGCTGCCGGTGGGTTCCCTGGACATCACCCTGTACCGGGACGACCTGTCCACTCTGGGCTATAATCCGGTGATCAGCGAAACGGACATCGACTTCGACCTGAACGGCAAGACGGTGATCCTGGTGGATGATGTGCTGTTCACCGGCCGGACGGTCCGCAGTGCCCTGGACGCCCTGATCGACATGGGCCGGCCCAGAGCCATCCAGCTGGCGGTGATGGTGGACCGGGGCCACAAGGAACTGCCCATCCGCGCCGACTACGTGGGCAAGAATGTACCCACCAGCAACAGCGAAGCCGTGGATGTGACCCTGGCGGAAATCGACGGCCAGGATGAAGTTTCCCTGTCCGATATCAAGGAATAA
- a CDS encoding DUF1848 domain-containing protein gives MIINTGQRTDIPAFYARWFLNRIRAGSVCVRNPYNPSQVSRYRLSPKVVDCIGFCTKNPLPLLPYLDQLQGYGQYWYVSITPYGRDLEPNVPDKHQLLQAFRQLSREVGKQAIGWRYDPILLTERYTTEYHLRAFRTMAETLAGFTDTVVISFVDCYPKVLQNFPELQTVPEAVRLQLGKELIGIAAQYGMQLRTCVEGDQLAPYGADCSGCMKLSDYERAIGKKLHAPKVKGARAECACYLSCDIGAYSTCRHFCRYCYANGARQEVLVRSRQHDPDSPFLIGNYEEGDQIHDVPQKSWVEPEMSLFP, from the coding sequence ATGATCATCAATACCGGGCAGCGGACGGACATCCCTGCCTTTTATGCCCGCTGGTTCCTGAACCGGATACGGGCCGGATCCGTGTGTGTACGGAATCCGTACAACCCCAGCCAGGTCAGCCGGTACCGGCTGTCACCGAAGGTGGTGGATTGCATCGGCTTCTGCACCAAGAATCCGCTGCCCCTGCTGCCCTATCTGGATCAGCTGCAGGGCTATGGCCAGTACTGGTATGTTTCCATTACGCCGTACGGACGGGATCTGGAACCTAACGTGCCGGATAAGCACCAGCTGCTGCAGGCCTTCCGCCAACTTTCCCGAGAGGTGGGCAAACAGGCCATCGGCTGGCGATATGATCCCATCCTGCTTACGGAACGCTATACGACGGAGTACCATTTGCGGGCCTTCCGGACGATGGCGGAGACCTTGGCCGGCTTTACGGATACGGTGGTCATCAGTTTCGTGGACTGCTATCCCAAGGTGCTGCAGAACTTTCCGGAGTTGCAGACGGTACCTGAAGCGGTGCGGCTGCAGCTGGGGAAGGAGCTCATAGGGATTGCGGCCCAGTATGGTATGCAGCTGAGAACCTGCGTCGAAGGGGACCAGCTAGCCCCTTATGGAGCGGATTGCAGTGGCTGTATGAAGCTTTCCGACTACGAACGGGCCATCGGCAAAAAGCTGCATGCACCGAAGGTCAAAGGGGCCCGGGCAGAATGTGCCTGTTACCTGTCATGTGATATTGGAGCCTACAGCACCTGCCGCCATTTCTGCCGCTACTGTTATGCCAATGGAGCCCGGCAGGAGGTGCTGGTACGCAGCAGGCAGCACGATCCAGATTCTCCGTTCCTGATCGGAAACTACGAGGAAGGGGACCAAATCCACGATGTGCCCCAGAAGAGCTGGGTGGAGCCGGAAATGAGTCTGTTTCCGTGA
- a CDS encoding PhnE/PtxC family ABC transporter permease, which yields MKIRWRKRWLLLLLLAAAWQETGASLLVLAERGSRFLDILEAMVPPDPRYVGQVLYPLAATIRMSVLGSVLGTLLGFLGALLANRWTDPCPFLRVPFKLLIQLLRTVPALILALFCTFLVGLGTLAGTLALTVYAFGVMTRLGYEDMETADWKGAQALAAAGSGRGKAFFRAILPKVLPGYLSNALYLWEANVRQAAILGYVGAGGIGLLLNERLAWRAYSQVGTILLLLYGVVLASEMCSELLRQGLAGKWRPGQKIRRALWAGGLLVLFWALGSVEPMGGTGLKAAGGMVSGLLHPDLSMVRDLSREGVLYLLWETFCMALLGTLGGAVLAGALSSLSSFRLLPVGVALVPRLLLLAIRTVPVFVYGLLWIRVTGPGPFAGVLTLMLCSIGLLARRFLNTLEEIAPGPYLAYEATGCGRARAFWRGLLPQLEPGWGAAILYRLDVNLREAAILGLVGAGGIGTPLILALQHYKWQEAGALLWGLALLVIAMEALSEWLRKP from the coding sequence ATGAAGATTCGCTGGCGAAAACGGTGGCTCCTGCTGCTACTCCTGGCGGCGGCCTGGCAGGAGACCGGGGCCTCGCTGCTGGTGCTGGCAGAACGGGGCAGCCGGTTCCTGGACATTCTGGAAGCCATGGTCCCTCCGGACCCCCGGTATGTTGGACAAGTCCTGTACCCGCTGGCGGCCACCATCCGGATGTCGGTGCTGGGCTCGGTCCTGGGGACCCTCCTTGGATTTTTGGGGGCCCTGCTGGCCAACCGCTGGACCGATCCCTGCCCGTTTCTGCGGGTTCCCTTCAAACTGCTGATCCAGCTGCTGCGTACAGTGCCGGCGCTGATCCTGGCACTTTTCTGTACGTTTCTGGTGGGACTGGGGACCCTGGCTGGGACCCTGGCACTGACCGTTTATGCGTTCGGCGTGATGACTCGGCTGGGGTATGAAGACATGGAGACGGCGGACTGGAAGGGGGCACAGGCCCTGGCTGCGGCAGGGTCGGGAAGGGGAAAGGCGTTCTTTCGGGCCATCCTTCCCAAAGTATTGCCCGGCTATCTGAGCAATGCACTCTATCTGTGGGAGGCCAACGTGCGGCAGGCGGCCATCCTGGGCTATGTGGGCGCCGGCGGGATCGGCCTGCTTCTGAACGAGCGGCTGGCCTGGCGGGCCTACAGCCAGGTGGGTACCATTCTGCTTCTGCTGTATGGGGTGGTACTGGCTTCTGAAATGTGCAGTGAACTGCTGCGGCAGGGACTGGCCGGGAAGTGGCGGCCGGGGCAGAAAATCCGCAGGGCCCTTTGGGCGGGGGGGCTTCTGGTCCTTTTCTGGGCCCTTGGGAGTGTGGAACCCATGGGAGGGACTGGACTGAAAGCTGCCGGGGGAATGGTTTCCGGCCTGCTGCATCCGGACCTGTCCATGGTGCGGGACCTTTCCCGGGAAGGGGTCCTGTATCTGCTGTGGGAAACCTTCTGCATGGCCCTGCTGGGGACCCTGGGCGGCGCTGTACTGGCAGGAGCGCTCAGCAGTCTGTCCAGTTTCCGGCTGCTGCCGGTGGGAGTGGCACTGGTACCCCGGCTGCTGCTGCTGGCCATTCGGACGGTACCGGTCTTCGTTTATGGACTGTTATGGATCCGGGTGACGGGGCCGGGACCCTTTGCCGGGGTACTGACCCTGATGCTTTGCAGCATCGGCCTGCTGGCCAGGCGTTTCCTCAATACCCTGGAAGAAATCGCACCGGGACCCTACCTGGCGTATGAAGCCACGGGCTGCGGCAGGGCCAGGGCCTTCTGGCGGGGGCTGCTGCCCCAGCTGGAACCGGGCTGGGGTGCGGCCATCCTGTATCGTCTGGATGTGAACCTGCGGGAAGCGGCCATTCTGGGCCTGGTAGGGGCCGGAGGCATCGGTACGCCCCTGATCCTGGCCCTGCAGCATTACAAATGGCAGGAAGCCGGAGCCCTGCTCTGGGGACTGGCCCTGCTGGTCATCGCCATGGAAGCCCTCAGTGAGTGGCTGCGGAAACCATAA